GAATTAGGGCGATGGTGGATTTGGCGGTATATTCTGCAGGAGATCACATGCCTCTTAGCAATGTCGCTCAAAGACAGGGAATATCAAATAATTACTTAGAACAAGTTTTCTCGACTCTCAGAAAAGCTGGACTGGTAAAAAGCGTTAAAGGTGCTCAAGGAGGATATCTTCTTGCCAAGGATCCATCAGAAATAACTGCAGGGATGATACTGAGTACATTGGAAGGCGATCTTTCCGTCATTGATGAGAGCAAGGAGGCTGAATCTCAAAAGGACAGCATTCAATATTATTTAAAAGACATGCTATGGAGAAAAATTAATATCAGCATAGAAGATGTTGTAAAGTCGATTACCTTGGAAGAATTGGCACAGGGGTACAAGGCATCTATAGGAGAATCGGATTTGATGTATTACATTTAGGGAGGTAGTCATGAAAAAAGAGATAAATACCCACAAGGCCCCAAAAGCGGTTGGACCATATTCACAAGGGATAGCAACTGAAAGCACGGTATATCTTTCGGGGCAGATACCCTTAGACCCTGAGACGGGAAGGCTTGTAGAGGGTGATGCAAAAAAGCAGACGGAGCAGGTCATGAAAAACATCGGAGCAGTCCTAAATGAAGAGGGCCTCACCTATGATGATATTTTAAAGGCGGTCATCTACTTGACTGATCTCAAGGATTTTGATGCGGTAAATGAAGCCTATTCAAGCCTGCTGGGAAAACCTTATCCTGCGAGATCATGCATAGAGGTTTCAGCTCTTCCCAAAGGTGCCTCAGTGGAGATAGAGGTGATAGCTATTAGAAATGAGGAGGTTGTTTGATGGATTTTTCTACAAAACTTATCAGAAACGGGTTTGAAACTGATAAATATACCGGAGCACTTAGCATACCTATATATCAGGCATCAACGTACAGTCAAAAAAGTGCGGATTGCGACGGCGAATATGAGTACTCGAGATCCCAAAATCCTACGAGAGAAGCTTTGGAAAAGACTATTGCCTTGCTTGAAAACGGCACTAACGGATATGCATTTTCTAGCGGCATGGCTG
This DNA window, taken from Alkalibacter saccharofermentans DSM 14828, encodes the following:
- a CDS encoding RidA family protein translates to MKKEINTHKAPKAVGPYSQGIATESTVYLSGQIPLDPETGRLVEGDAKKQTEQVMKNIGAVLNEEGLTYDDILKAVIYLTDLKDFDAVNEAYSSLLGKPYPARSCIEVSALPKGASVEIEVIAIRNEEVV
- a CDS encoding RrF2 family transcriptional regulator gives rise to the protein MKISTKGRYGIRAMVDLAVYSAGDHMPLSNVAQRQGISNNYLEQVFSTLRKAGLVKSVKGAQGGYLLAKDPSEITAGMILSTLEGDLSVIDESKEAESQKDSIQYYLKDMLWRKINISIEDVVKSITLEELAQGYKASIGESDLMYYI